The window GGCGGGCTCCACCGCAGGGCCGAGAGGCGCCGCTTCTTCCGTGAGGAGCGCCGACTCGTCCAGGGAGTTCATTGTCAAGGAGATTGATGTCGGAGGCCTGGCGAATGGATCTGATGGGAAGAAGGGGCTGGGGATTGGCCTGCCTCTGGAGAACAGCAACACAGGGGATCTGTACCCGTGGAACTTCAGCATTGCCAACAGCACCGTGGAGCAGCTGGCCGAGCTTCTGGTGTCAGAGGAGGTGCCAAGGCATCGCCGCACATCGTTAACTGAGAAGAGGGACCGGGGTGTTGGGACCGAGCAGCCTGGTCCGGTGCTGGAGCAGAAGGTTTCGTTTGGAAGAGGGAAGGGGAAAGTTGACACCGTGGGGAGAAGTGAAGTCAGTGAACCAGGCCATTCGAGTGACAAGAATCTGGTCCCAGAAAAGGAGGAGCCCTTGAATGGCTATGCAGTCAAGACGGTGCTTCCATTTCCTACAGAGATCCCGTCGTCTAGTTACCATAGTGCGCACCAGGATGGAAATGAGAGGAAATATATGAAGAAGAGCGTCAATGCCGATGGTTCGGGAAAAGCAGCAAAGAGGCAGCCTGATGAGGGGAGCAGGCAGTATTACTCAGGGAAGCCCCAGAGTATTGTAGACCACGTTGCCGACCGATGCTTCGATCTGCAGCTCATGGGAAATAGCCAACGTGAGGAGTTTCCAAAGTTGCCTCCTGTGCGGCTCAAGTCTGAGGATAAGCTTGTTAATATGAACTGGGAGGAGAAGATCGATCATCATGGATCTGGATCCAACGACCCTAGTactgaccatgtctttatgattggGTCTTATCTTAATGTTCCCATTGGGCAGGACATTACATCATCAGGTATTTTGTTTACAAATTTGATAGTGACATGGCAACATGATCATCTTTTAATTACAACAGTAGCTGCAAATTGATTCTACCTTACTCTTGAGCTGCACAGCAGATTGCTCTGTGTACATATTTACAAAACCTACTATATTTTTTTCTACAGAACTGCGACTGTGTAGCTCATACCTACCACAGGAAACTGCAACTTTTAGTACATTTGGCCCTTCTTTGTGTGAACAACTGAACATTACAAAGATTTGTAGAAAATTGTGCACATTACAGCATCACAATTAGGAAGATGACTATACAGGCACTAGTTCGAGATATTTATTCTATTTTTCTTTGTCTTGAACATGAGCATATGACAATAGAAATTGTGAAGTCTCTTACGACTTGAATGGTTTTGTTTACAGTTTTAATGAACTTGTAACAATTGTCCACTTCGCTTCTTGGGAAGTAATTGTTCTAGAGTCATTGCCGTTGTCCCCTTTTGTGAACTCTGCAGCTTTATTTTGTGTCGGTTTGTGCCAAACTTGTTTGTTTATCCTTCTAATTGTCTATTGAGCGAATAACAACTCTCCTTGACCTAGAAGTTGTCCAGACCAAATCACCAGGATTGTCATCTTGGTTCTGTAGGACAGCAAGCTTGAGATAACATGATTTGTACTGTATATGCCTTTGATAGAGAACAAGGACATCAGCTGAAGCAGGTTATTTGTTAGAGTTCTTGTGTGGAGAGTTTTTTGTGACAAAATAAAAATCACATTTTCTGACAAAACTCTGCTTTTGTTGAAGTTTCTGGACAGACATATTAGCCTGTATCCTTGCTATGCTACATACTACATACAATTGTCTGATCCTTCAGTAATCATGCATGGTTTGACGGCATTATCACATGAGCCAAATGAGAGACCTTTTTTACATTTTAAGGACACTTGCCTTTAAAGCATATGACCTTTTATATATTTTGGCAGCACTCTCATATGCCATACTtttataattgtgttctgttccttcTTTTTCCCAAAGGAATATTTAGTGGTCATCTTATGTgagatttttaaaattcaaaactcaAGTCTTCTGGAAACTTTGATCTTTGATAGTATCAGTAGGCAAATTGAATCTTTGATGGTACGTCTTTTTCTTTGCATTTGAAGGGCACTTGTCTTTTAGAGCATATGCTCTTGTAAAGGGATATGTACCGCTCATTTCACATTTTCCTGTAGATCTTATGCGAGCTAAAAGAGAACCCAGGACTCAACCTGTGTGAAAATTTCATGTTTGATAGTATGGATATTCAAATTTGCAACAGTGAAATGTTTCTTGCTCTAGGATGAAAATACTGAAACTATATAGGAGTGTTTTCCCATGCTTCAGAGCTGCTATAGTGCTCTACTGTATGTTCACTTATCTGAGTTTGGCTAATCTTTTGGCATTCAACACTTGACCTACATGTTAACACATTCAGGTGGAAGACGCACGGTTGGCAGTAGTTGGTTATCCGTCAGCCAAGGCATTGCAGAGGATACTCCTgacatggtttttgacacacttggtGATGATTTGCTTGAGTATCCAAATGAGTATTGGGACTCTGATGAgtatgacgatgacgacgatgttgGCTACACCCGACAACCAATTGAGGATGAAACTTGGTTTCTTGCACATGAGATTGACTATCCTAGTGACAATGAGAAGCCAACTGGTCACACAAGTGGCGCTGATCGACATGATCGTCCTACAAAGGATGATGACGATGACCAATCATTTGTTGAAGAGGATTCTTACATATCTGGTGAGCAGTATTTTCATGGGAAAAACATCGCACGGATAGGTACTTCGGAGCGGCCAATAGGACATGGGATTCCTGATAATGATATGATAGCCCAGTATGATGGTCAACTTTTGGATTCAGAAGAACTAAATTTGATGCATTCTGAACCAGTATGGCAGGGTTTTGTGTCACAGAATAGTGAACTAGGCATGTTAGGAAATGGGAAATTCCTTAATGATTCTGCACGACCTCATCCTGATGACCCTTTTGTTGAGGATGATCAGCACGGTTCAGTCAGGTCAATTGGTGTTGGTATAAGTAGTGATGCTGCTGACATTGGCAGTGAGGTGCGTGAAAGTCTGATTGGAGGAAGCAGTGAAGGGGACATAGAATACTTCAACGAAAGTAATCTGAGTGTTAGTGGAAAGAGACACTCTCAGCAAGAAACGGAAAAGAAAAAGGTTAATGCGAATGGAGCCAAACAGGACCAAATAAACTATGATATCCAAAAGGGCAATATGCCACCAGGAGCAGCTTATGGTGATGGTGGATTTTCTTTTCCACCGCCACTGCATTCTGGAAAAAATGCTGAATCAGATGTTAAGTCTTCATGGTCAAAGAAGGATGATTATTCAATCAATGATCCTGATGACTGTCAAAATGGCACGGTATCAGATGATACACTTGCCACATGGAAGAAAAGGAACAGTGTCTCTTCCCTAAGGAGCTCTCGAGATGAAATGACTTCTGATGTTGTTAGATCAAGaaactcaagcgcatcgtctgctcTGAACAATACTTATGATGAAGTGGAGGAAACAATGAATGCTCGTCatcagaaactagatgatgcacaaGAAGAGGAGACCGGTACCACGTTAGATGACGAGGAAGCAGCAGCATTGCAAGAACAAGTAAGGCAGATAAAGGCCCAGGAGGAAGAATTTGAAACTTTCAATCTGAAGATCGTGCATAGGAAAAATAGGTATCTTTTTTAGTCCTTGATTCCTTGATTGCTCTTTTTTATTCCTGATTTGTGTTAAGCTTAAAAGGAAATGGACAGGCCTACTTCTCTATTTGTGCTTGGTGTTTACATTTAGAATGGAACAATGTGTATTTGTTTCTGTGTAAAGATGCTTATTTACTCTGACATTTATCTTCTGTAAACTTTAAAACAGAACTGGTTTCGAAGAAGAcaaaaatttccatgttgttctcaaTTCTGTTATTGCTGGTCGTTACCATGTCACGGAGTATTTGGGATCAGCAGCGTTCAGCAAAGCTATCCAGGCACATGATTTACACACAGGAATGGACGTGTGTGTTAAAATCATTAAGAACAACAAAGATTTTTTCGACCAGAGCCTTGATGAGATCAAGCTTCTGAAATATGTAAACAAGCATGACCCTGCGGACAAGTACCACCTTCTGCGTCTATATGATTACTTCTACTATCGGGTAAGTATGAATATTTTTAATCTTTTCCTGATCCCTTCTTGGTCTCATTTAGTTCTCATTGAGCGTATACTTTTTTCAAGTTTAGGGTTGAGATATATGTTCCCAATTATTTTACTGAAGCATTTTCCTATTTTTTTTACTGAAGATGCATATATGAACAGTACATTATGGTAATTTGAGATCTTGATTATAAGCTGTTAGTGTTAATTTGTTGATACATTTATTTCGTTTGCTCAACAGTTTTTCGCCTTCTCTTTATAAACATTTCCTCTAGTTATCTTGGCATTGATTTCTTGTGTAGATTAACATTTATAGTTCCTACGCATTAAGGCTGGGTTGGAGATCCTTGTGCCATTTGATCTATTAGAATTGTCATATTTGTTGGTTTTTGCAATCATTCACATTTGCCAAATGATCTAATCCTTTACCCTCAGTCCGTTGCATCTTGTAATGAAATTTGCCATGTTTGGTGTTGCACTtgtttcaaacacaattggaggatTATTTGTTGATACTATGAAGGTCTAGGAGTTGAGTTTATTTTGTAAataaaaaaggctttgagattcttTGTCAAGTCGATTCATTAGAATGATTGGGTTGCTATCTTTAGTCATTGTCAAATTTAGATTAGGGTGTCCTGTGACGAAGTCAGCTCTGTTTTCTGTCAAACTTACTTGAAGTATTTGTTTGCAGGAACATTTGTTGATAGTTTGTGAACTTCTGAAGGCAAATTTGTATGAATTTCAAAAGTTTAACAGAGAATCAGGAGGCGAGGTTTACTTTACGATGCCAAGATTACAGGTATCATTAAGCTTTATCACCAATTAATGCTGATTCAGTATTTTCGCTAAGCAATTGGACATGAATCAACTTTTCATGCTGGTAATTGATTTATTTCTTTGATGGATCCGTTTTGCAGTCAATAGCCATTCAGTGTCTGGAGTCACTGCAGTTTTTGCATGGACTTGGTCTTATTCATTGTGATCTGAAGCCAGAGAACATATTGGTGAAGAGCTATAGTAGATGTGAAATTAAGGTCATTGACCTTGGCAGTAGCTGTTTTGAGACTGATCATCTATGCTCATACGTTCAATCGCGATCTTACCGTGCACCTGAGGTTATACTGGGCCTACCTTATGACAAAAAGATAGATATATGGTCACTTGGATGTATTCTAGCAGAACTTTGCACTGGGAATGTAAGTGACTATCGCATGCTGATGATTACCGTTCTTAACAGTTATATTTAttgtcattctttcattgtttgtTTCTGTAACAATCTTTTAGTGACATATAATAGAAAGAGCCTGTAATGCAAACCCACAGTTTAATCACATAAAAGGAGAACTTTTCTTTCAGCGCATATTTCTTTAATGTCTTTACCATAGATCTATGTTTCAGGTTCATTAACAGTACTAGTAAATGAGACAATTAGAAACTATATATCTCATTAACAGAagctattttatttttctttcgccTGTCTCTATGTTATATGTTTAGTTGTCAACAGTAAAATATATATTTGGTGTTTCATCTTACACATGCAGAATATGTTAGCTAATCTTTCTATTGGTATATGCTCTTCAGGTTCTTTTTCAAAACGATTCTCCTGCGACATTACTTGCACGTGTGATGGGCATCATTGGTTCCATAGAACAAGCTATGCTTGCACAGGGGCGTGATACTTATAAATACTTCACAAAGAATCACATGTTGTATGAAAGAAATCAGGTTTGAACCCTTGAGCCATGTTTTTTTCACTCCGACACACCTGATTCAGATTCTTCCTTGAAATAGTATCGTTTCTAAAATAAGTCGCAATTGACTTTGCTTCAGGAAAGTAGCAGGCTAGAATACTTGATTCCAAAGAAGACATCATTGCGGCACCGCTTGCCCATGGCTGACCAAGGTTTCATCGAGTTTGTTTCATACCTTCTCGAGGTGAATCCGAAGAAGCGCCCAAGCGCCTTGGAAGCATTGAAACACCCGTGGCTTTCTTTTCCTTACGAGCCAATATCGTCATGACACGGTtgctgctgctggatcatcatgttTGCACCATATTGAGTGCCTTAATCATCTGTCTTGGCACCTAAAGCAAGCACCATGAAGTTTTGATGGATGAAATCTGTTCTAGCACGAGCCACCCATGGAAACAAATGTTCAGGTTTAAGTGCGATCCTGATTCAAACCGATTAGGATGTGACGCCTGCCTCTGGGATGGTCTTTTGCTCCCTGTACTAGAAATGCCCTGTGTTGTGGTGTAATATAACTCTGGGTTTTGTCTATTGTCTGGCTCCAGTATAACAGGCCATTTGGTTAGGTACATTTTGAAACCCATTTTTCTTGTAGGAATAGGGCTGTCATGTTGTACATGGTGTGATTATTATTGTCCAACCTTGTGGTGCCATGCTGTGCACGTCTATTCTTATGGTTCTTCTGTACATCTCGCGCCATCAGGTGCTTGTTCTGCAGGGAAGCATGATGCCCGGTTTTACACATGCTATTTTTAGTCTTAGGATTGGGCCAAAATTCATCTTTACCGTTCCTGCCCTACCTTCTTTTTAACATGCTGGGGATTCGCAGAAAATCGAGCTGTGAAACTCATGCGAAGATCTTATTtgatctttttgaaaaagtttgagtTTTGATTAGTTGTTTTTCAACCTTACCTAAACCATTCAGTTTCCATTATCTGCAGCATGTATATAGAGGCGTGTTTTGTACTGGCATTGATACGTAGGGACGTGATTTGTATTGACGTTGATATGCAGGCACGTGAACAGTTTGGCTTTGTTTCGAACTCAGGAGTACAAACACGTGGTTTGTCTGGAATTCGACACGCAGAAGTTGTGGAGAACAAACACGTGGTTTGTCTGGAATTCGACACGCAGAAGTTATGTACGGAACGGTTCTGATGCTCTAAAGTTCTGCTTGATTAGACAGAGAATATAAGGCCTCGTTTGATGGAGAAGGTTTGAAGAGGATTAGAGAGGAATATCCCCGCAGGGCCCAGAATTTCCAGAAACCTGCCAGCCCATTTGATTTGCATGTATTAAACGAGCCAAACCACTCCAATCCCCAACAACCCCTTCTGACCCACGCGGCTCGGCTCAACAGCCTCGCGTAGCCTCTCGCGGAACGAGAACCCATCCGCCTCGCAGCTCGTTTGTCGCTGCCGCTCGCAGCAGCTCCTTCTTGGCGAGAGAGGAGGAAACAACATTACCCAATTCTCTGAAATCCCCACCCCTTTTGGGGCTAGAAATCCCTCTATATCAAATGAGGCCTAAAAGATTGCGTCGAACTTCTCGAATGGAAACACAGGGCTACATTTGGCAGCTCAGTTTTTTCTGGAGTTTCAGAGGAACACCGTGTTTTTTTAAGGACATGGCAACTTCGAATGTTTTTATCGCAAGTTTAGTGACGTGAGAATGATAACTTTAGTTGTCAAGTATGACAACTTTTTTTTTGGATGGCAAATTGAGGTTTTTAATATGTTTTTCTTTCGTCTGGCAAGTTTATAGTTGTAAAAAACGTCATGGCCGAAGTGCTTCGTGCCACACACATACCACTTATCGTTTGGGTTTAAGAAGCCACAGTTCAAAATAATATAATGAGTTTGATATCAACAAACACCGTAATTTCATAAATTGTTGGGTTTTAGTATTTTGGGCCCAACCtcaattttctatttttttctaaaCAAAACTGAAAAAAAGGTGAGGTCTTATGGAAACAGAAGTATTCATCGTTTTATATGTGTGCTTGGTTGTGTGCAGTGTGAAGCACCCCAAGTCACAACATTCGTTTTTTCCCATACATCTCACAAAATAAAAACCCGTTTTGGACGTGACATCCCGAATAGTTTTTTCGTTCCGTCTCAGAAAGGTTCAGTTTTGGGAAGTGACATCCAGAACAGTTTTGGGCTTGTTCAAACTTACACACATGTTgcgaaccaatctgtggttggatggttagagggacagtggtatcctcCGTTCACCAGGGTTTAAGTCttcgtgctcgcattatttctgaatttattttaggatttcagGCGATGCATTTTCAGTGGGAGAAGATGTTCCTGTCACTATTAGAGACATGAGTTTTAGCCACCAAGGTGATCGGTTGCTAAAGGTACAAAATTGGTGGCTAGTGGTCTATTGGTACCAACACTACTTGGTCGCTTCGTGGTGGCTATAGTCTAGTCGCTATAGATATTGAGCGACCAACATTGAGAACCCTGGTCACTAAATGTCATATCAATAGCTACCAACCAAATCTGGTGACTAATGGCATCTAGGGACCAAGGGAGACTTGGTGACTGATGACATCTAGAGACCATGGACGACTTGGTTGCTAAAAATGTACAGCAACCATGTACATGGTTAGTGGCTAGAGATATCAAGTGACCAGCCAAGGCTTGGTGACTAAAAGAATGTAGAGACCAACTACATGTTGGAGACTAGACATCTTTTGTAACCAAAAAATTGTAAACCTTGGTAACTACAGGCATGAGAAAGCAATTATATCATAGGTACAATATATTGTCACACGCTGACATTTGCAGTATGCAAGAAATCTCAGAATTTTAGACATTTGGCAGTTCAGAATCAACATTCAGAAGTTCAGAATCAACATTTGTAAACTTATGATCCAAACATTACATGCTAAACTGAATTTTGTTTTGCAAGTAGGAAATACCACTCTAGCATTTGCCGGGGATTAACTAATAGAATGACTAGGTAAGGCAGAGAATTAATCGGCAATGCAATGTGCCTTTCTTGAGATGTGGTAGCAGGCACGAAAAGCAGGGAAAGTGCAGCATTCAATCGTGTCGGCCAGGAGAATGCACTGCAGGAGCGTGTTTGGTTGGTGAGGTAAACAACATAAAATAAAGCTAGCAACCTGATCATGAATACCTGGACCCTCCATCCGACACCAGAGAGCCTGTGATTCACAAATTTGGACCATCAAGATTAAGATCATGAAGAAATTTGCCAAATCACATAGTATTTTGATTGTTTGAAGGAGAGGCAAACTGACCATACCATTGCCATCAGAAGAAGAAGTTGGAGCAGGTCTATATCCTGGCCTCAAATGACTGTTGAAAATGTATACATGTATTACTAGCTATACATTGGAATTTGTAAGTCCATATATTCATGATGAGTATCTTCATTTTCTGTTACAGAATTATTAGCAAGAACTATCTTGATTAGAAGATCTCGATACCAAGTACACTGCTATATCTAAGCAAGCTGCAGGTGTAGGAGGCATCATCTAAAATACCAGAGCATGGGAAAAATAACATTACCTTGCAAATGATCTTGGAAAACTTGACATCCTTTCTACAGTGTTAGATATCAGCGAACCTGTGGCAGAAATTGGAATGCTTTATAAAAGGCAATATGCTACATGTATTTTCAGTGAATAAAAAATGCCAAAAATAGTTGAGATTGATGTGTTGCATACCTATTCCGTCAGATGGCATTGGCCGCTCAGTTGTGAAACCTAGCCCTATTGCACTAGTGCCGTCCATAGGAGGTGAAATGCCAACCAAGTTAGACACGACACTTTGTAGCCAATCGATCTTCTTCTGTTGAGCTTCAAGTTGAGATTGTTGAGCCTCAATTTGAGTTTGCTGCGTAGCAACAATCTCCTTTGTAGAGGCCAATTCTTCCACTACATGCTGAGTTGAGCTTGATGCGCTTGAGTAAGCCCTTCTATTTGGTTTTGGTCCATGACCCCGACCTCTGACGTAACCATATGCCTTACCTAGCACATGCTCGCAAATCTGTTGCACTGTTAAAGGTACTTCACCCTCCTCTATAGGTTCCTTTTGCTTCTGCAACATTTCTTCCTGCATTAATAATTATTTGTACCTATATCATGCACATCTTCCTAATAATAGTGCATCATCTAGTTCTGCCATCACTACTACTTAAAAGTACAAGAACCATTTCTTGCTCTCTAGTTCTCATTTGTATCTAAGTATTCCCATTGCTTAATCTCTCTCAACAGAAATTAATTTGTTACATGGTACTTACATGTTTATTCCTGGCATCTTCTGATGCCCATCCCTTCTTATCACTAGAGTAACACTCCTTATATAGTCTGATATCGCCACAATTCTGATAATACAAGATTCAAAGTCAAAAGACATGAATATAATAAGACAGCTACAAGTTTTGATATTCCGCTTTCACCACAATTGTGACACAAGATAAAGATAAGTAATAGTGACTTACTAATTCATGTTGAACTGCTACAAATGACTTTGTTCCCTTCTTGTGAACATAAGGTAGGTTTGAGCGGTTAGCCTTCCCAATTGTGGACCGTTTCTGCATATGGTAGTTTTTTGTAAACAAATAAGGCAGGGTCAAgtgataagatagatgcaaaactgTTGACATCCATTCAAAGACTACCATACCTTAAATTCTTCTGTTTCAAAATGATCACAGAGCCAAATCCAGTCTCCAACTCTATTATCAATAAGGGGAGGATATGGATTGCTTCTAGCATCATCACCAGATTTTACATAATGTTCATAACACTTGTGACGAAAACTTTTGTAGCTTGAAGAGAATAGCAGATCCACACAGCCTTTGATATGATCTTGGGTGAAATCAAGATTGAACTTAAGCTACGAAGAAAGAACTCAAAGTTAAAACTATACATATTCTAAGTTAGAAAGTTTGATAATCTTACATACCTTTAGAAGTTCATACAACggctccttatcatcctcagtcagaCTATGCCACCCGGCACGTTGGATAGGTGCATGGTACCGTGTAAGAAGTCCAATCTCTCTGGAAAGTAATTCATTATTTTCTCCAATAGGTCTTCTCTCTTCGGAGATGGTCAAGTTTAGTGGATGACCTGCCCTTTTGATCAAACGCTCCAAGCCCTTTCCCTTATTTATCCCACGTACCTTCCTGGATTTTGATGCTGAGGTACTCCCAGAATGTTGACCTTGAGATTGCGGGGCATTTCTTGGTGGCCGGACTGTTCGTCCAGGTCCCATCTGCCATAGAATTAAAAGAATGGAACAATACCCAGATTGTTTATATTAGGAAGATAGGGAAATTAGATTTGCTACGTCAACAGAAATAAACCACGAGTTACATAGTAATTACATATATTGTGGCAACATAAATAAATCATAAGTATCAATAATAATTCGAAATAACCTGAGACAGGACATATATAGTCTAATATAACCTAAAACAAGATACATATAGTCTGATATAACCTGAAATAGGATACATATAGTCTGATATACACTGAAATAGAACACCATTATTCTAATATAACCTGACACGGGACACATGTAGTCTAACATAACCTGAAATAGGAGACATATAACCCGATACAACACATAATTATTCTACTACTCTGGTTCCTCTTCAGAATTATCCTGAGAGACATGGCTCTCCTTCAAAGATGCCAACTCTTTTGGATCAGTAACAATTTCTGGTGCAACATCATGTCGACACGAGATATTGCCTTCAAAAGTTTCATCTATGGAAACATTGGTAGCTTCCTCCTCTTGAAATGCAATATCATCGCTAGCATCATCTTCATTGACTTGATTCCAAACCTCTGGATCAAAAAGATGGCGATGCGGAGCCTTCTGCACAACTAGCCAATCTCCCTTCAATTTTGTATCACGTACATAGAAGACTTGGCTCACTTGACTAGCTAGTACAAAGGAGTCATTTTGGTACCACTTGCTTCCTGTATTAACACTAACAAAGTCGTCATCGATCCTCACAGGCTTGTTACTCTCTAAATCATACCATTCACACTCAAATAAAGCAACATGTCGATCATTGGGGTAATCCAGG is drawn from Triticum dicoccoides isolate Atlit2015 ecotype Zavitan chromosome 4A, WEW_v2.0, whole genome shotgun sequence and contains these coding sequences:
- the LOC119286861 gene encoding serine/threonine-protein kinase STE20-like, producing the protein MAENIDLVLEFLKKNRFAKAEAALRGELSATNGQRRAAEPSPKEEDERDGSEAGSTAGPRGAASSVRSADSSREFIVKEIDVGGLANGSDGKKGLGIGLPLENSNTGDLYPWNFSIANSTVEQLAELLVSEEVPRHRRTSLTEKRDRGVGTEQPGPVLEQKVSFGRGKGKVDTVGRSEVSEPGHSSDKNLVPEKEEPLNGYAVKTVLPFPTEIPSSSYHSAHQDGNERKYMKKSVNADGSGKAAKRQPDEGSRQYYSGKPQSIVDHVADRCFDLQLMGNSQREEFPKLPPVRLKSEDKLVNMNWEEKIDHHGSGSNDPSTDHVFMIGSYLNVPIGQDITSSGGRRTVGSSWLSVSQGIAEDTPDMVFDTLGDDLLEYPNEYWDSDEYDDDDDVGYTRQPIEDETWFLAHEIDYPSDNEKPTGHTSGADRHDRPTKDDDDDQSFVEEDSYISGEQYFHGKNIARIGTSERPIGHGIPDNDMIAQYDGQLLDSEELNLMHSEPVWQGFVSQNSELGMLGNGKFLNDSARPHPDDPFVEDDQHGSVRSIGVGISSDAADIGSEVRESLIGGSSEGDIEYFNESNLSVSGKRHSQQETEKKKVNANGAKQDQINYDIQKGNMPPGAAYGDGGFSFPPPLHSGKNAESDVKSSWSKKDDYSINDPDDCQNGTVSDDTLATWKKRNSVSSLRSSRDEMTSDVVRSRNSSASSALNNTYDEVEETMNARHQKLDDAQEEETGTTLDDEEAAALQEQVRQIKAQEEEFETFNLKIVHRKNRTGFEEDKNFHVVLNSVIAGRYHVTEYLGSAAFSKAIQAHDLHTGMDVCVKIIKNNKDFFDQSLDEIKLLKYVNKHDPADKYHLLRLYDYFYYREHLLIVCELLKANLYEFQKFNRESGGEVYFTMPRLQSIAIQCLESLQFLHGLGLIHCDLKPENILVKSYSRCEIKVIDLGSSCFETDHLCSYVQSRSYRAPEVILGLPYDKKIDIWSLGCILAELCTGNVLFQNDSPATLLARVMGIIGSIEQAMLAQGRDTYKYFTKNHMLYERNQESSRLEYLIPKKTSLRHRLPMADQGFIEFVSYLLEVNPKKRPSALEALKHPWLSFPYEPISS
- the LOC119283676 gene encoding uncharacterized protein LOC119283676, encoding MGPGRTVRPPRNAPQSQGQHSGSTSASKSRKVRGINKGKGLERLIKRAGHPLNLTISEERRPIGENNELLSREIGLLTRYHAPIQRAGWHSLTEDDKEPLYELLKLKFNLDFTQDHIKGCVDLLFSSSYKSFRHKCYEHYVKSGDDARSNPYPPLIDNRVGDWIWLCDHFETEEFKKRSTIGKANRSNLPYVHKKGTKSFVAVQHELVSHYYLSLSCVTIVVKAEYQNL